One window from the genome of Cyclobacterium amurskyense encodes:
- a CDS encoding apiosidase-like domain-containing protein: MRIVFALFVISNFLFSCNTSQSEKAAIETPQWEEVALIFTAVNTYNNPYTDVEMYAEFVGPDGQQLRRPAFWDGGQNWKVRFASPIANGEWKWKTIASDSSDNGLHGQEGKLKSVAYAGENQLLRHGLLRMSEGKRNVVHADGTPFIVVGDTPWAMPWRATYADVAQYAQDRGEKGFNAALLMSIQPDQGATGPNARDTDQGFAVAFSDLPEGHINQINADYFQYLDSLMGILVAHEIVPVYQPVFHGFGWKGKEVLGKNVVAEEYARYCKYLVARYGARPAMWLVGADGTGTEVGVKEGGETVEVWDAYQQPTGIHYNPSDDYIAAWADQDTYIPHYNKSFQDADWLDFQWAQSGHRAAHIYKKVEQMYENKPVKAVANGEPTYEGIRDPENGAGWWQGEEAWMQLMSGGTMGVVYGAGGIWQWKVSADEAGWAEWANSELSWREALNLEGSRYVGFIAKAMEGMPFTDMEKRKDLAGGKLCLAKAGAFYVSYLNEGGEITLNELTPEMPYQWFNPKTGAFLEEGKVTEAVQTFTAPDNEPWVLLAGKRKTI; encoded by the coding sequence ATGAGAATTGTCTTTGCTCTCTTTGTCATTAGTAATTTTCTTTTTAGTTGTAATACCTCTCAATCGGAAAAAGCAGCCATAGAAACCCCTCAGTGGGAGGAAGTAGCGCTGATTTTTACCGCAGTCAATACCTATAACAATCCATATACGGATGTAGAAATGTATGCGGAGTTTGTAGGTCCAGATGGACAGCAACTGCGCCGACCTGCCTTCTGGGATGGGGGACAAAACTGGAAAGTCCGCTTTGCTTCTCCTATTGCCAATGGAGAGTGGAAATGGAAGACCATCGCTTCAGACAGCAGTGATAACGGTTTACATGGGCAAGAGGGAAAACTTAAAAGTGTGGCCTATGCTGGTGAAAATCAATTGTTGAGGCATGGTCTATTGCGCATGTCTGAGGGCAAGCGAAATGTAGTCCATGCGGATGGTACGCCTTTTATCGTGGTGGGAGATACCCCTTGGGCGATGCCATGGCGGGCAACCTATGCAGATGTAGCACAGTATGCCCAAGATCGTGGGGAAAAAGGCTTTAATGCTGCTTTACTTATGAGCATTCAACCTGACCAAGGCGCTACCGGACCCAATGCAAGGGATACGGATCAAGGTTTTGCTGTTGCTTTTTCGGACTTACCAGAAGGGCATATCAATCAAATTAATGCGGATTATTTTCAGTACTTGGACAGCCTGATGGGAATACTTGTGGCCCATGAAATTGTCCCGGTCTATCAGCCTGTTTTTCACGGTTTTGGTTGGAAAGGAAAAGAGGTGTTGGGCAAGAATGTTGTTGCTGAGGAATATGCCCGCTATTGCAAATACCTTGTGGCACGCTATGGTGCCCGTCCAGCCATGTGGTTGGTAGGTGCGGATGGCACAGGGACAGAAGTAGGGGTCAAAGAAGGAGGGGAGACCGTTGAAGTCTGGGATGCTTACCAGCAACCTACAGGAATTCATTATAACCCTTCTGATGATTATATTGCTGCATGGGCTGACCAAGATACTTATATTCCGCATTACAATAAATCTTTTCAAGATGCCGATTGGCTGGATTTTCAGTGGGCACAATCCGGGCATCGTGCTGCGCACATTTATAAAAAGGTGGAGCAAATGTATGAAAACAAACCTGTCAAAGCAGTAGCCAATGGAGAACCTACTTATGAAGGAATAAGAGATCCGGAAAATGGGGCTGGCTGGTGGCAGGGAGAAGAAGCTTGGATGCAACTAATGTCTGGAGGTACCATGGGAGTGGTTTACGGAGCAGGAGGCATATGGCAATGGAAAGTGAGCGCAGATGAAGCAGGATGGGCAGAATGGGCAAATTCTGAGTTGTCCTGGCGGGAGGCCTTGAACCTGGAAGGCAGTCGCTATGTGGGATTTATAGCGAAAGCTATGGAGGGAATGCCATTTACAGATATGGAGAAGCGAAAAGACCTGGCAGGAGGGAAGCTTTGTCTGGCCAAGGCAGGAGCGTTCTATGTAAGCTACCTTAACGAAGGTGGAGAAATTACCTTAAATGAATTGACGCCTGAAATGCCTTATCAATGGTTCAACCCCAAGACTGGTGCATTCTTAGAGGAAGGCAAAGTAACGGAAGCCGTTCAGACCTTCACTGCCCCAGACAATGAACCATGGGTGCTACTTGCAGGCAAAAGAAAAACCATTTAA
- a CDS encoding alkaline phosphatase — MNCKKLTLVLLLPVMFLCTCALQAQVKKVKHVVLLGLDGLGAYAIPQGEMPNLKRIMESGSYSLKARTVLPSSSAVNWASMLMGSGPTAHGYTEWGSKTPEIPPAKIGNYGIYPSIFGLIREQMPQAKTAAIYSWGGIEYLLEKDGIDVVMHGDDDEICTEKASDLIIKEKPNFVFIHLSEPDGVGHGIGHDTPEYYAELKNVDHRIGRIYDAIEEAGIADETIFMLSSDHGGTGKGHGGKSLEEIYIPWIIEGRGIKKNHEISDLIMTYDTAATIAWIFGLDMPQVWRGKPVLESIK, encoded by the coding sequence ATGAACTGTAAAAAATTAACCTTAGTGCTGCTGTTACCCGTAATGTTTCTGTGTACCTGCGCTTTGCAAGCCCAAGTGAAAAAAGTAAAACATGTGGTTTTATTGGGTTTGGATGGCTTAGGAGCTTATGCAATTCCTCAGGGTGAAATGCCAAACCTTAAAAGAATTATGGAATCCGGAAGTTACAGTTTAAAAGCCAGAACAGTCTTACCCTCATCCAGTGCAGTAAATTGGGCTTCTATGTTGATGGGCTCAGGTCCTACGGCCCATGGATATACTGAATGGGGAAGCAAAACGCCGGAGATTCCACCTGCAAAAATTGGTAATTATGGGATTTACCCTTCTATCTTTGGCTTGATTAGAGAGCAAATGCCTCAAGCCAAAACCGCAGCAATTTATAGCTGGGGTGGCATTGAATACCTGTTGGAAAAGGATGGCATTGATGTGGTGATGCATGGAGATGATGATGAAATCTGTACCGAAAAAGCTTCTGATTTAATTATTAAAGAGAAACCAAATTTTGTATTTATCCATTTGAGTGAACCAGATGGAGTAGGACATGGGATTGGCCACGATACCCCGGAATACTATGCAGAACTAAAAAATGTAGACCATAGAATTGGTCGAATTTATGATGCCATTGAAGAGGCGGGCATTGCTGATGAAACCATTTTTATGCTGTCTTCAGATCATGGAGGAACAGGAAAAGGCCATGGAGGAAAAAGTTTGGAAGAAATATATATCCCATGGATTATTGAAGGTAGGGGTATAAAAAAGAACCATGAGATTTCAGACCTGATCATGACCTATGATACAGCGGCCACCATTGCCTGGATATTTGGCTTGGATATGCCACAGGTATGGAGAGGAAAACCCGTGTTGGAAAGCATTAAATGA
- a CDS encoding alpha/beta hydrolase: MKAICYISVLVLLIGFAGPGFAITPDREYIRTPDSVAWNYEQLSIKTKDHLELNTWIYEANKERDKDTVLILAYPDAGNMSYFVYHAAILANAGYTVVTFDYRGFGKSDDFEIQRGFLYYTEFTWDLEAVVVTISEKFKGRKIGIWGMSMGTTIASRAYPVLNGKINFIIGEGYVTATSAIIERYQALDKPLLLPEKPNKYKKAIKAIDIPLLIFSASNDTITTHQDAVSLCQLLGQNCQVVQFSGEHLTGFQMDYESKGFGGWYVEQINLFFDNAAS; the protein is encoded by the coding sequence ATGAAAGCTATTTGTTATATTTCTGTATTGGTACTATTGATAGGATTTGCAGGTCCTGGTTTTGCAATAACCCCAGATCGGGAGTATATCAGGACTCCTGACTCCGTTGCTTGGAATTATGAACAATTGAGCATTAAAACAAAGGATCATTTAGAGTTAAACACATGGATTTATGAAGCCAATAAAGAAAGGGATAAGGACACCGTTTTAATATTGGCCTATCCGGATGCTGGCAATATGTCCTATTTTGTCTATCATGCCGCTATTTTAGCCAATGCCGGGTATACGGTAGTAACTTTTGATTATAGAGGCTTTGGTAAAAGTGACGATTTTGAAATTCAACGAGGTTTTCTTTACTACACCGAATTTACATGGGACCTGGAAGCGGTGGTGGTTACCATTTCCGAAAAATTTAAGGGTAGAAAAATTGGGATTTGGGGAATGTCCATGGGTACAACAATTGCTTCTCGCGCTTATCCTGTCCTAAATGGAAAGATTAATTTTATTATAGGAGAAGGGTATGTAACAGCTACTTCAGCCATTATTGAGCGCTACCAAGCATTGGATAAGCCTCTGCTTCTGCCTGAAAAGCCTAATAAATACAAGAAAGCAATAAAAGCCATTGACATTCCTCTATTGATCTTCAGCGCCTCTAATGACACGATAACTACACATCAGGATGCTGTATCCCTTTGTCAATTACTTGGTCAAAATTGTCAAGTGGTACAATTTTCAGGTGAGCACCTGACAGGTTTCCAGATGGACTATGAATCCAAAGGTTTCGGTGGTTGGTATGTCGAGCAAATCAATCTCTTTTTTGACAATGCGGCATCCTAA